A single genomic interval of Antarcticibacterium arcticum harbors:
- a CDS encoding diacylglycerol kinase yields MRDSFLAKRLKGAGYAFKGAWILIRTEPSIQVQVVISILVTIAGFYFDITKTEWMFQVFAIGLVLSTEGLNSAVEGIADFIHPDFHTKIGYIKDVAAGAVLFSALTAVVIAAFIYLPYIFE; encoded by the coding sequence ATGCGGGATAGTTTTCTTGCAAAACGGTTAAAAGGTGCCGGGTATGCTTTTAAAGGTGCCTGGATATTAATAAGAACAGAACCCAGCATACAGGTACAAGTGGTTATTTCAATCCTGGTTACTATTGCCGGGTTTTATTTTGATATCACCAAAACCGAATGGATGTTCCAGGTGTTTGCCATTGGCCTTGTGCTTAGCACCGAGGGCCTGAACAGCGCAGTGGAAGGGATCGCAGATTTTATACATCCGGATTTTCATACCAAAATTGGCTATATAAAAGATGTCGCGGCAGGAGCGGTTCTCTTCTCGGCCCTAACCGCCGTGGTAATAGCTGCATTTATATATCTTCCCTATATTTTCGAATAA
- a CDS encoding DNA translocase FtsK, with translation MASKKASNKKKSNPGFKKPSFKITRQQKVIFGSFLMFLGIALLIAFTSFLFNWEADQSTLGELGNREVEAKNWLSKFGAGVSDFFIYKGFGLAAYILGGLITVSGIYLFFNLKLKNLFSFWFWGILMMIWWAIFFGFFADKYTILGGRVGYEVNDYLQDYIGFAGTVLLLTFLFIAYFVIRLKVTPEMVGAFFKSKKKSISEDFKGASPTAKITSEEEEWVEKAVIKDVSTPPPAPSIPLKPEPQVEIKNAPTVPPTPAEDVQMEVETAEEEEIEDTLSKKLVKDFGEFDPTLELKNYKWPTIDLLKDYNLSGGITVDQQELEENKNTIVATLKNYKIEIAQIKATVGPTVTLYEIVPEAGIRISKIKNLEDDIALSLAALGIRIIAPIPGKGTIGIEVPNKNATIVSMRSVIASPRFQHAEMELPLALGKSISNETFVVDLAKMPHLLMAGATGQGKSVGLNAILTSLLYCKHPAEVKFVLVDPKKVELTLFNKIERHYLAKLPNTEDAIITDNTKVIHTLNSLCIEMDDRYNLLKDAMVRNIKEYNVKFKARKLNPEHGHKFLPYIVLVVDEFADLIMTAGKEVETPIARLAQLARAIGIHLIIATQRPSVNVITGIIKANFPARIAFRVTSKIDSRTILDSQGADQLIGRGDMLFTQGNELIRLQCAFVDTPEVDRITEFIGSQKAYLDAYLLPEYEGEDNGTALDIDVSERDKLFREAAEVIVIAQQGSASLLQRKLKLGYNRAGRIIDQLEAAGVVGPFEGSKARQVLVTDMATLDQLLNDDD, from the coding sequence ATGGCCAGTAAAAAAGCCTCCAATAAAAAGAAAAGTAACCCCGGTTTTAAAAAACCATCATTTAAAATTACCAGGCAGCAAAAGGTGATTTTTGGAAGTTTTTTAATGTTTCTGGGAATTGCTTTGCTTATTGCATTTACATCGTTTCTATTTAACTGGGAGGCAGATCAAAGCACCCTGGGAGAACTGGGCAACCGAGAGGTGGAAGCGAAGAACTGGCTTAGTAAATTTGGTGCTGGCGTAAGTGACTTTTTTATATATAAAGGCTTTGGCCTGGCGGCCTACATACTTGGGGGCCTTATAACCGTTTCCGGGATCTATCTTTTCTTTAATTTAAAATTAAAAAATCTTTTTTCATTCTGGTTCTGGGGCATCTTAATGATGATATGGTGGGCAATATTTTTTGGCTTTTTTGCTGATAAATATACCATCCTGGGCGGTAGGGTTGGATATGAGGTAAATGATTATTTACAGGATTATATAGGATTTGCGGGTACAGTTCTCTTGCTTACCTTTTTATTCATTGCTTATTTTGTTATCAGGCTGAAGGTCACACCTGAGATGGTTGGTGCTTTTTTCAAATCCAAAAAGAAAAGTATTTCTGAAGATTTTAAAGGAGCTTCCCCTACCGCAAAAATCACTTCAGAAGAAGAGGAATGGGTTGAAAAAGCGGTTATTAAAGATGTTTCTACTCCACCTCCTGCCCCATCAATTCCGCTAAAACCTGAGCCACAGGTTGAAATTAAGAATGCTCCAACGGTTCCGCCCACCCCCGCAGAGGATGTACAAATGGAGGTGGAAACGGCTGAAGAAGAGGAAATAGAAGATACCCTAAGCAAAAAGCTGGTTAAGGATTTTGGCGAGTTTGATCCTACCCTGGAATTAAAAAATTACAAGTGGCCCACCATAGACCTTCTTAAAGATTACAACCTTAGTGGCGGTATAACGGTAGACCAGCAGGAACTGGAGGAGAACAAGAATACCATTGTAGCCACTCTTAAAAATTATAAGATTGAGATCGCACAAATAAAGGCAACAGTAGGCCCAACGGTTACCTTATACGAAATTGTGCCTGAAGCCGGTATAAGGATCTCGAAGATCAAAAATCTGGAAGACGATATAGCTTTATCCCTGGCTGCCCTTGGAATAAGGATCATTGCCCCTATTCCTGGAAAAGGAACCATAGGGATCGAGGTGCCAAACAAAAATGCGACCATAGTTTCCATGAGATCTGTTATAGCATCTCCAAGATTCCAGCATGCTGAAATGGAACTGCCGCTGGCACTTGGAAAATCTATTTCAAACGAAACTTTTGTCGTAGATCTGGCAAAAATGCCTCACCTTCTAATGGCCGGAGCCACAGGACAGGGAAAATCTGTAGGATTAAATGCTATACTCACCTCCCTTTTATACTGTAAGCATCCTGCTGAAGTTAAATTTGTGCTGGTAGATCCAAAAAAGGTGGAACTCACCCTGTTCAACAAAATTGAAAGACATTATCTGGCGAAACTTCCCAATACCGAAGATGCTATTATAACAGATAATACCAAGGTAATTCACACCCTTAATTCTCTTTGTATTGAAATGGATGACCGTTACAACCTCTTGAAGGATGCAATGGTGAGAAATATAAAGGAGTACAATGTGAAATTCAAAGCAAGGAAATTAAACCCGGAACATGGGCATAAATTTCTGCCTTATATTGTCCTGGTGGTAGATGAGTTTGCAGATCTTATTATGACTGCAGGAAAGGAAGTGGAAACCCCCATTGCACGACTTGCACAGCTTGCCCGGGCCATAGGTATACATTTGATCATTGCAACCCAAAGACCCTCGGTAAATGTGATAACCGGTATAATTAAGGCCAACTTCCCCGCGAGGATCGCTTTTAGGGTAACTTCTAAAATAGATTCCCGCACCATCCTGGACAGCCAGGGCGCCGATCAGCTTATTGGTAGGGGAGATATGTTATTTACACAGGGGAATGAATTAATACGTTTGCAGTGTGCTTTTGTAGACACTCCGGAAGTGGACAGGATAACAGAATTCATAGGGTCTCAAAAGGCCTATCTGGATGCGTATCTCTTGCCGGAATACGAGGGCGAGGATAATGGCACAGCTCTTGATATTGATGTAAGCGAGCGTGACAAACTGTTTCGTGAAGCCGCAGAAGTTATTGTAATAGCGCAACAGGGATCGGCCTCTTTACTGCAAAGAAAATTAAAATTGGGATATAACCGCGCCGGACGGATTATTGACCAACTCGAGGCAGCAGGAGTTGTAGGACCTTTTGAAGGCAGCAAGGCAAGGCAGGTTTTAGTAACAGATATGGCGACGCTCGATCAATTACTAAATGATGATGATTAA
- a CDS encoding LolA family protein has translation MKKFPLFIIAVMSVFVMNAQNGDKAKNLLKEVSSKVKAYDNMVIDFKYTLENLTEKVSQETRGDVSINGDKYVLNLMGTTQLFDGKKIYTIIPEDQEINISNYVEEDDNSITPSKMFTFYEEGYTYKWDITQDVKGRKIQYIKLTPIDSKADVKNILLGIDTQTKHIYNLIQTQDNGTKITITVKSFKTNQPLAKNLFTFSESRYKDFYINRLD, from the coding sequence ATGAAAAAATTTCCACTTTTTATAATAGCGGTGATGAGTGTATTTGTTATGAATGCACAAAATGGCGATAAAGCCAAAAATTTACTCAAGGAAGTGTCTTCAAAGGTAAAAGCCTATGATAATATGGTAATAGACTTTAAATATACGCTTGAGAACCTTACTGAAAAAGTGAGTCAGGAAACCCGGGGGGATGTGAGTATAAATGGTGATAAATATGTTCTGAATTTAATGGGAACTACCCAATTATTTGATGGGAAAAAGATCTATACCATTATTCCTGAAGACCAGGAAATTAATATTTCGAATTATGTTGAAGAGGATGATAACAGCATCACGCCTTCTAAGATGTTTACCTTTTATGAAGAAGGATACACCTATAAATGGGATATCACACAGGATGTAAAAGGCCGTAAGATCCAGTACATCAAACTTACCCCAATAGACAGTAAGGCCGATGTTAAAAATATCCTGTTGGGTATAGACACCCAGACAAAACACATTTACAACCTTATTCAAACACAGGATAACGGAACCAAAATTACCATTACAGTTAAGAGCTTTAAGACCAATCAACCTTTGGCCAAGAATCTTTTTACTTTTTCTGAAAGCAGATATAAAGATTTCTACATCAACAGGTTGGATTAA